The segment TGGTCCACAGCGCGTTGATGCCGCGCGCGATCTTCAGCGGGCTGCCCGACCCGACATTGCGTTCGAACATTTCGCCGTAATTGCCGACGGCCTTGACGATGTTGACGACCCAGTCGTTGGAGACGCCGAGATCGGTGCCGATCTTGGTATCGGCCTCCTGCCCGAGCACGCGCTTGATCTCGGGATTATCCGAGGCCTTCATTTCTTCGACATTGGCCTTGGTGATACCGAGTTCCTCAGCCTGCAACAGCGCAAAATAGGTCCACTTGACGATGTGGTACCACTGGTCGTCGCCCTGGCGCACGGCCGGTCCGAGCGGTTCCTTGGAGATGATCTCAGGCAGCACGACGTGGTCGGCGGGCGAGCCCAGCGTCAGCCGGATGCCGTAGAGACCTGATTGGTCGGTGGTGTAGACATCGCAACGGCCGGCGTCATAGGCCGCGTCGACCTCTGACAGCTGTTCGAAGACGACCGGGCTGTACTCCATCTTGTTCGTCTTGAAGTAGTCGGCGAGGTTGAGTTCGGTCGTGGTGCCGCTCTGCACGCAGACCGCCGCGCCCGAAAGCTGCAGCGCGGAATTCACCCCCGGCAACTTCTTGGCGTTGATCATGAAGCCCTGTCCGTCATAATAGGTGACACCGACGAAGTTCAGACCAAGCGCCGTGTCGCGATTGATGGTCCAGGTGGTGTTGCGCGACAGGACGTCGATCTCGCCCGACTGCAGCGCGGTGAAGCGTTCCTTGGCACTGAGCGGCGTGAACTTGACCTTGGTGCCATCGCCGAACACGGCGGCCGCGACAGCGCGGCAGAAGTCCGCATCAATGCCTTGCCAGTCGCCCTTGTCGTCCGGCGCCGAGAAGCCGGCCAGACCGGTCGAGACGCCGCATTGGATGAAGCCCTTGGCCTTGACGTCGTCGAGCGTGGCCGCCGACGCGGACGAAGCGAACAATCCAAGCGTGGCGGCGCCCAGAATGCCGATTGCAATGTGTTTCATAACCCACAGACCCTTTTCTGTTTTTTTCAGGCGAACCTGACTTTTTTCCGTGTGAACGCAGCTTCCCGTTCCGGCCCATCACCGGAACCCGCATCGCAACCGACGCGCTGCCTCCCATTCACGAACTGCATCGAAGGCGATTATCACAGTGAGGTCAAGGAAAATGACCGAAACCCCAAGAGTTTGAAACCATTTGCCGCAAATGCCTGAACTGCAGACAAACGCGCCCGAAAAATTAGAAGCAACTGCAAGGTCCGGCCAACGCGAATCGGAGCTGGGCTTCTGAGACCGTCTTCGGGGAGGCAGCGCCGCGCCTGAATGCCATCGCAGCAATTGGCATAGCCA is part of the Mesorhizobium sp. L-2-11 genome and harbors:
- a CDS encoding amino acid ABC transporter substrate-binding protein gives rise to the protein MKHIAIGILGAATLGLFASSASAATLDDVKAKGFIQCGVSTGLAGFSAPDDKGDWQGIDADFCRAVAAAVFGDGTKVKFTPLSAKERFTALQSGEIDVLSRNTTWTINRDTALGLNFVGVTYYDGQGFMINAKKLPGVNSALQLSGAAVCVQSGTTTELNLADYFKTNKMEYSPVVFEQLSEVDAAYDAGRCDVYTTDQSGLYGIRLTLGSPADHVVLPEIISKEPLGPAVRQGDDQWYHIVKWTYFALLQAEELGITKANVEEMKASDNPEIKRVLGQEADTKIGTDLGVSNDWVVNIVKAVGNYGEMFERNVGSGSPLKIARGINALWTKGGLQYSPPIR